A window of Komagataella phaffii GS115 chromosome 1, complete sequence contains these coding sequences:
- a CDS encoding Gamma glutamylcysteine synthetase catalyzes the first step in glutathione (GSH) biosynthesis, translating into MGLLSLGTPYSWFESRSYCDHVKKNALEQLYHCFEAAKNRSDDKYFWGDEVEYMVVHMDSKAKKAQLSIDEDHVFADLADEKICDERDVSYHPEYGRFMIEATPYRPYDGDSLSHYLYVQENMDTRRQLAQKYLKDPDAVLISLTTFPRMGTDDFTFPAAIVGGPSAKSLFVPEEITNRHVRFPTLTANIRRRRGCKVAINIPLYKDKYTRKDDELDPTIPFNRSKFPYSDAEAGQGAALPGHIYMDAMGFGMGSSCLQITMQAQDLKTARYLYDSLMNIAPLALSASASAPIFRGFLADQDVRWNVISGAVDDRTPYERGVDPLPGHGAKGNIKEGKPVIRIPKSRYDSVDQYLSDPSDSFNEESYNDLDSPINEEAYKTLLSYGFDSTLAHHFAHLFIRDPIVIFNERVHQDNTKENDHFENIQSTNWQTLRFKPPTQFATPDQKDQPGWRVELRPMEISITSFENAAYSVFFTLLSKAILLFRPNFYLPVSLIEENMVTAHRVDSIIKDKFHFRVNTESVKSDAIIKELTIKEVFHGSSDFEGLISLVNKAIDSQSKLWSKEFSSSQEFDHALGKLKVYIKFIGLRTSGEIPSTARFIRDFVIKHPEYKQDSVVSDSVSYDLLEKLVKLTKYERDTVAEFFGPELTHDLEAFQFI; encoded by the coding sequence ATGGGATTATTATCGTTGGGCACACCTTACTCGTGGTTCGAAAGCAGGAGCTACTGTGATCACGTTAAGAAGAACGCGTTAGAGCAACTGTATCATTGTTTCGAAGCAGCAAAGAACCGGAGTGACGACAAATATTTTTGGGGAGATGAAGTCGAGTATATGGTAGTACATATGGATTCGAAGGCCAAAAAGGCGCAATTATCCATCGATGAAGATCACGTTTTTGCTGACTTAGCCGACGAGAAGATCTGCGATGAGCGTGATGTTTCTTACCATCCAGAGTATGGTAGGTTCATGATAGAGGCGACTCCTTACAGACCTTACGATGGTGACAGTCTGTCTCATTATTTGTATGTCCAAGAAAACATGGACACTAGGAGGCAATTGGCTCAGAAGTACTTGAAAGACCCTGATGCAGTTTTGATTTCACTGACAACTTTCCCAAGGATGGGGACAGATGATTTCACCTTTCCAGCTGCCATCGTCGGCGGACCTTCCGCAAAGTCGTTATTTGTACCTGAGGAAATCACCAATAGACATGTTAGGTTTCCCACGTTAACAGCAAATATTCGTCGCCGAAGAGGTTGTAAAGTGGCTATCAATATTCCTTTGTATAAGGACAAGTATACCAGAAAGGATGACGAGTTGGATCCTACCATCCCGTTCAACAGATCCAAGTTTCCATACAGTGACGCAGAAGCTGGTCAAGGTGCCGCATTACCTGGTCATATTTATATGGATGCTATGGGTTTTGGTATGGGTTCTTCTTGCCTACAAATCACCATGCAAGCGCAGGACTTGAAGACTGCCAGATACTTGTACGATTCGTTGATGAATATTGCTCCCTTGGCACTCTCAGCCAGTGCTTCCGCACCTATATTTAGAGGATTCTTGGCTGATCAGGATGTCAGGTGGAATGTTATATCTGGTGCCGTGGATGATAGAACTCCGTATGAAAGAGGAGTCGATCCATTACCAGGCCATGGTGCCAAGGGCAACATTAAGGAAGGTAAGCCAGTTATTAGAATTCCAAAGTCTCGATATGACTCCGTTGACCAGTACCTTAGTGACCCTTCAGATTCATTCAATGAGGAGAGTTACAACGACTTGGATTCTCCCATAAACGAAGAAGCCTACAAAACCTTGCTATCGTATGGGTTCGACAGTACCTTGGCTCATCATTTTGCCCACCTGTTTATCAGGGATCCTATTGTGATCTTCAATGAACGAGTCCACCAGGACAACACGAAGGAGAACGATCATTTTGAGAACATCCAGAGCACTAATTGGCAAACCTTGAGATTCAAGCCCCCTACTCAGTTTGCAACGCCTGATCAAAAGGATCAACCAGGTTGGAGAGTAGAGTTAAGACCAATGGAGATTAGCATCACCAGTTTTGAAAACGCAGCCTACTCTGTCTTTTTCACTTTGTTGTCCAAGGCTATCCTACTATTCAGACCCAATTTTTACTTACCTGTCTCCCTGATAGAGGAGAATATGGTTACTGCCCATCGTGTAGACTCTATTATAAAGGACAAATTCCACTTCAGAGTCAACACAGAGTCAGTCAAAAGCGACGCCATAATCAAGGAGCTGACCATCAAAGAAGTTTTCCATGGTTCATCCGACTTTGAAGGTTTAATTTCCCTCGTTAATAAGGCCATTGATTCTCAGTCGAAGCTGTGGTCGAAAGAGTTTTCCTCATCTCAGGAATTTGATCATGCTTTAGGAAAGTTGAAGGTGTATATCAAGTTCATTGGACTCCGTACCAGTGGCGAAATACCCTCTACCGCAAGATTTATCCGTGACTTTGTAATTAAGCATCCAGAATACAAGCAAGATAGTGTTGTTTCAGACTCAGTTAGTTACGACCTCTTAGAGAAACTGGTGAAACTGACCAAGTATGAAAGGGATACTGTCGCTGAGTTCTTTGGTCCCGAATTAACGCACGATCTTGAAGCGTTCCAATTTATCTAG
- a CDS encoding Essential beta'-coat protein of the COPI coatomer, involved in ER-to-Golgi and Golgi-to-ER transport, with protein sequence MRLDIKKTFSARSDRVKGIDFHPSEPWVLTTLYSGKAEIWSYETSTLVKTFDITNVPVRAGRFIARKNWVVLGSDDFQIRVYNYNTGEKVAQFEAHPDYIRAIAVHPTLSYVLTCSDDSKIKLWNWDHNWKLEQVFEGHQHYVMSVAFNPKDPNTFASASLDRSVKIWSLGLSVPNFTLLAHETKGVNYVEYYAQSDKPYIITSSDDKTIKVWDYQTKSCVAVLEGHISNVSFAVFHPELPLIVSGSEDATIKVWNANTYKLEKSLNYGLERAWSVSFRKGSNLVAVGFDAGHVVLQLADDKPSVSMDSLGKLIYAKNTDIFTSVIKQSDSANTPDGEVLPLSHKELGSVEIFPTSLTHSPNGRFVTVTGDGEYIIYTALAWRNKSYGSALDFVWAHDSNLYAIRESVDSVKIFKNFQERTNNPIELVYSADKIFGGALLAVKSEGFVSFFDWESGKLVRRVDVEATDVVWSESGELVLIISSESAYALRFDRDIFSEALASNNLDPEEGCEESFEVLYDVNESIASGKWAGDVFIYTSATNRLNYLVGGAISNIAHFDKNVFLLGYLPRDNKIYVVDKNANVVSYHLSLNVLEYETVVLRGDLEHANEILKTIPESELPQVVKFLDKQGYKELALKITDNKDQKFDFAVQLKDLDTAYEIALQADSEQKWKVLGDASLAAWNLKVAVEAFEKSSDHESLLLLYTSLNDTEGLKKLADLSKSVGKYNVSFSAYWAANDVKGATQLLKESNRLPEASLFALTYTGDKTTINDCVELWKKSLVAEGKQSIAERICTPAVDADKFPLVGDNQEEKEEDLIDVSDNVDVSSGAPVTAPVAVEVPDHVEEELVQPTLTPAQVPPAFVPASTPEVAPEFQAEAIKPDELTDEEDDAYGENIDDELDNLV encoded by the coding sequence ATGAGATTAGATATCAAAAAGACTTTTTCTGCACGGTCAGATCGTGTGAAAGGAATTGACTTTCATCCATCTGAGCCCTGGGTGCTAACGACTCTGTACAGTGGAAAGGCTGAAATATGGTCCTACGAAACAAGTACTTTGGTCAAAACCTTTGACATCACCAATGTTCCCGTGAGAGCAGGTAGATTCATTGCTCGTAAGAATTGGGTTGTATTGGGGTCTGATGACTTTCAGATCCGAGTCTACAACTACAACACTGGAGAAAAAGTGGCACAGTTTGAAGCCCATCCAGACTACATTCGTGCTATTGCTGTTCATCCTACACTATCCTATGTTTTGACCTGTTCAGATGACAGTAAAATAAAGTTATGGAATTGGGATCACAACTGGAAGTTAGAACAAGTGTTTGAAGGTCACCAGCATTATGTCATGTCTGTTGCATTCAACCCAAAAGACCCCAACACTTTtgcttcagcttctttggacAGATCGGTGAAGATTTGGTCATTGGGATTGAGTGTGCCAAATTTCACTCTGTTGGCTCATGAGACCAAGGGTGTCAACTATGTCGAATATTATGCCCAAAGTGATAAACCATATATAATCACGTCCTCGGATGACAAGACTATCAAAGTTTGGGATTATCAAACTAAATCATGCGTTGCTGTGTTAGAGGGACATATATCTAATGTTTCATTTGCAGTATTCCACCCTGAGCTCCCTTTAATTGTCTCTGGTTCCGAGGATGCGACCATCAAGGTTTGGAATGCCAACACTTataaacttgaaaaatcccTCAATTACGGACTTGAAAGAGCCTGGTCGGTATCATTCAGAAAAGGATCCAACTTAGTGGCTGTTGGTTTTGACGCTGGTCATGTGGTTTTGCAATTGGCAGATGACAAGCCTTCTGTATCTATGGACTCCTTGGGAAAATTGATTTATGCCAAGAACACCGACATTTTCACTTCTGTTATCAAACAATCCGACTCTGCCAACACTCCAGATGGAGAGGTGCTGCCACTATCACATAAAGAGTTGGGATCTGTGGAAATTTTCCCGACTTCTCTAACGCATTCGCCTAACGGAAGATTTGTCACAGTTACCGGTGATGGTGAATACATCATATACACAGCTTTGGCTTGGAGAAACAAATCATATGGATCGGCACTAGACTTTGTGTGGGCTCATGATTCCAACTTGTATGCTATCAGAGAGTCAGTTGATTCGGTtaaaattttcaagaatttcCAAGAACGAACCAATAACCCTATTGAATTGGTTTACTCAGCCGATAAAATTTTTGGAGGTGCATTGCTTGCTGTCAAATCTGAAGGCTTTGtctccttctttgactGGGAATCTGGGAAATTAGTCCGAAGAGTCGACGTTGAGGCTACCGATGTTGTTTGGTCTGAATCTGGTGAGCTCGTCTTGATTATATCATCTGAGTCAGCCTATGCTTTAAGATTCGATCGTGATATATTTTCTGAAGCACTCGCAAGCAACAATCTGGACCCAGAAGAGGGCTGTGAAGAGTCGTTTGAAGTTCTTTATGACGTTAACGAGTCCATAGCAAGTGGTAAATGGGCCGGTGATGTCTTCATCTATACTAGTGCCACCAACAGACTAAACTACCTGGTGGGAGGAGCAATCAGCAACATTGCTCATTTTGATAAGAACGTTTTCCTGCTGGGGTACCTTCCAAGAGACAACAAGATCTACGTTGTTGACAAGAATGCAAACGTTGTATCTTACCACCTATCATTGAACGTGCTTGAATATGAGACTGTTGTGTTGAGAGGAGATTTGGAACATGCAAATGAGATTTTAAAGACTATTCCGGAATCAGAATTACCCCAAGTGGTTAAATTCCTTGATAAGCAAGGATATAAGGAACTGGCCCTGAAAATTACTGACAACAAAGATCAGAAGTTCGATTTTGCTGTTCAACTAAAAGACCTAGATACTGCCTATGAAATTGCCTTGCAAGCTGATTCTGAACAAAAATGGAAGGTGCTAGGTGACGCCTCCCTTGCAGCATGGAATTTAAAAGTTGCCGTTGAAGCATTCGAAAAGTCAAGTGATCACGAATCTCTATTGTTGCTGTACACATCATTGAACGATACTGAAGGACTGAAAAAGCTAGCAGACCTATCCAAGAGTGTAGGAAAGTATaatgtttctttttcggCCTACTGGGCTGCCAATGACGTCAAAGGGGCTACGCAACTATTGAAGGAGTCCAACAGACTTCCAGAAGCATCATTATTTGCGCTCACATACACCGGTGACAAGACAACAATTAATGACTGTGTGGAGCTATGGAAGAAGTCGCTAGTTGCAGAGGGAAAACAGAGCATTGCTGAGCGTATCTGTACTCCAGCTGTGGATGCTGACAAGTTCCCATTAGTCGGAGATAACCAGGAAGAGAAGGAGGAGGACTTGATAGACGTGTCTGATAATGTAGATGTTTCTTCAGGGGCCCCAGTCACAGCTCCAGTTGCTGTAGAAGTTCCTGATCATGTTGAGGAGGAGCTAGTACAACCAACTTTGACGCCAGCACAGGTACCACCAGCATTTGTACCAGCATCTACCCCAGAGGTAGCACCAGAATTTCAAGCTGAGGCCATTAAACCTGACGAACTgacagatgaagaagacgatgCTTACGGAGAAAACATCGATGATGAACTCGATAACTTGGTGTAA
- a CDS encoding Putative GTPase involved in 60S ribosomal subunit biogenesis: MPPEKNAPKKWKPPKGPKPVHHKNKNIVGLGKTIASVRAKENQVQYLPDGDIRFTTDKREADWVKLRSVTHENALEDFLNTAELADTDFTAEKRSTVKIIKVDNRQNPYLLSKEEERKKHDLQKEHEVDLIIPRRPAWDTSMTKFQLERQEKEAFLKWRRQLAALQENKDLLLTPFERNLEVWKQLWRVIERSDLVVQIVDARNPLLFRSKDLEKSVKELDPRKENLLLVNKADLLTKAQRVKWAEYFIKNNIRYTFFSAAKANELLLAEANEENAEEDSSSDHDSEDEFEDTDEESIADSEEETDKENSLPSSSHVDSNEHENETTDDGEDEDEHTRIITINELEDLLLRAAPGPLTEPLEGQTQRLQIGLVGYPNVGKSSTINALVGSKKVSVSSTPGKTKHFQTILLSDSVILCDCPGLVFPNFAYTNGELVCNGVLPIDQLREHTGPVELVCQRIPKFFLEAVYGIAIPTKPVEEGGLGYPSPQELLNAYARARGYMTQGFGAADESRASRYILKDYVSGKLLYVRPPPNDDNTPITIEQGKDFNKELYTVDHLPESRRQQLLQAAKEKHIDILDLQSDLSKLTFSGHVGSSSSKGAAYTGTNYGGKQAALFSASEELDKEFFKMSSGKGIVSNPFHKLGAPSAGKKHNKKNKKKNVKNTEMY; the protein is encoded by the coding sequence ATGCCCCCAGAAAAGAACGCTCCCAAGAAGTGGAAGCCTCCTAAGGGTCCAAAACCCGTCCATcacaagaacaagaacatTGTTGGACTGGGAAAAACAATTGCCAGTGTCCGTGCCAAGGAAAATCAGGTCCAGTACCTTCCTGATGGAGATATCAGATTTACTACCGACAAGCGGGAGGCCGACTGGGTCAAGCTGAGATCCGTGACTCATGAGAATGCTCTGGAAGACTTTTTGAACACTGCTGAACTGGCAGACACAGACTTCACTGCAGAGAAAAGATCTACGGTGAAGATCATCAAGGTTGACAACAGGCAGAATCCGTACCTTCTTTCTAAGGAGgaggaaaggaagaagcaCGATCTGCAAAAAGAACACGAAGTTGATCTGATTATCCCAAGGAGACCTGCTTGGGACACTTCAATGACTAAGTTTCAATTAGAGAGACAGGAAAAAGAGGCCTTTTTGAAATGGAGAAGACAGCTAGCTGCTTTGCAAGAGAATAAGGACTTGCTATTGACTCCgtttgaaagaaacttggAAGTTTGGAAACAATTGTGGAGAGTTATTGAGAGGTCAGATCTAGTGGTTCAGATTGTAGACGCCCGAAACCCTCTTTTGTTTAGGTCAAaggatttggagaaaagtGTCAAAGAGTTAGATCctagaaaagaaaatcttcttctagTTAACAAAGCAGATTTGTTAACAAAAGCCCAAAGAGTCAAATGGGCAGAGTATTTTATAAAGAATAATATTAGATATACTTTCTTCAGTGCTGCTAAGGCTAATGAGCTGCTTTTGGCGGAAGctaatgaagaaaatgcaGAGGAAGATAGCTCATCTGACCACGATTCTGAGGACgaatttgaagatacaGACGAAGAATCTATTGCAGAttctgaagaggaaacgGATAAGGAAAATAGTCTCCCATCATCAAGCCATGTCGATAGCAACGAACATGAAAATGAGACAACGGATGACGgtgaggatgaagatgaacaCACAAGAATCATAACCATTAATGAGTTAGAAGATCTCCTGCTTCGTGCAGCCCCAGGTCCACTTACCGAACCCCTTGAAGGTCAAACACAACGTTTACAAATTGGTCTCGTAGGATATCCTAATGTTGGTAAGTCCTCCACTATCAACGCTCTGGTGGGATCTAaaaaagtttcagtttcttccaCCCCTGGTAAGACTAAGCACTTTCAAACAATTCTACTTTCCGACTCTGTGATTTTATGTGATTGTCCAGGTTTGGTTTTCCCTAACTTTGCATACACCAATGGTGAGCTGGTTTGTAATGGTGTTTTGCCAATCGACCAGCTAAGAGAACACACTGGTCCAGTTGAGTTGGTATGTCAACGTATTCCgaaattcttcttggagGCCGTCTATGGTATTGCCATTCCAACTAAACcagttgaagaaggtggTTTAGGTTATCCCTCTCCTCAAGAGTTGCTAAACGCTTATGCTAGAGCTAGAGGATACATGACTCAAGGTTTTGGAGCTGCTGACGAATCAAGAGCTTCCCGTTACATCTTAAAAGATTATGTGAGCGGTAAACTGCTGTATGTTCGCCCTCCTCCCAATGATGACAACACTCCAATCACCATAGAACAAGGCAAAGATTTCAATAAGGAATTGTACACTGTTGATCACCTTCCAGAGTCCAGAAGACAACAGTTACTACAAGCTGCTAAAGAAAAGCATATAGACATTTTAGACTTACAGAGCGACCTTTCCAAGTTAACATTTTCGGGTCACGTTGgttcttcatcatccaaGGGAGCAGCTTACACTGGTACCAACTATGGTGGTAAGCAGGCCGCTTTATTCAGCGCAAGTGAAGAGCTTGATaaagagtttttcaagatgaGTTCGGGAAAAGGGATTGTCTCCAACCCTTTCCACAAACTTGGCGCTCCATCCGCAGGTAAGAAGCATAAtaagaagaacaagaagaagaatgtGAAGAATACTGAAATGTATTAG
- a CDS encoding Mitochondrial 2' O-ribose methyltransferase, required for methylation of U(2791) in 21S rRNA has translation MIQHPSVSLLRRQFARFVSLKVKGKSSSSRKWLERQSSDPFTKEAHAKALKSRAAFKLLQIHEKFNIFRPGQNVVDLGFAPGAWSQVAADKVTSRGNILGIDILACEPPKGVSSMQANILSKTTHEMIKTHFYQLNMDKDLRKLQEIEPIADGPSYFQAEVDDNLEISNKQKQQFPVDVVMSDMCEPFFQSSGFGSAITNKPFHRMANTTGMAFKDHLLSIDLCDAALILAIDILKVNGTFLCKFFQGKEDKLLEARLKKCFKVVQRYKPPASRKESKENYFICFQKLPNLDKIQVFS, from the exons ATGATACAGCATCCTTCTGTGTCGCTGCTACGGAGGCAGTTTGCTAGGTTTGTTTCCCTGAAAGTAAAAGGAAAGAGTTCATCCTCTAGGAAATGGCTGGAACGTCAATCATCTGACCCCTTCACAAAGGAAGCTCACGCAAAGGCATTGAAATCAAGGGCAGCGTTTAAGCTGCTCCAAATCCATGAGAAGTTCAATATCTTCCGTCCAGGGCAAAATGTCGTGGATTTGGGGTTTGCTCCTGGTGCATGGTCCCAAGTTGCAGCCGATAAAGTGACTTCCAGAGGCAATATTCTTGGGATAGATATCCTAGCCTGTGAGCCTCCAAAAGGGGTGTCTTCAATGCAGGCCAACATCTTGAGTAAGACCACGCATGAGATGATAAAGACTCATTTTTACCAGTTGAACATGGACAAAGACCTTAGAAAgcttcaagaaattgaaccaaTAGCGGATGGACCTTCCTACTTTCAGGCTGAAGTAGACGATAACCTCGAGATAAGTAACAAGCAGAAGCAGCAATTCCCTGTGGATGTGGTAATGAGTGACATGTGCGAGCctttttttcagtcttCAGGTTTTGGATCAGCAATTACTAACAAACCCTTCCATAGGATGGCTAACACCACTGGGATGGCCTTCAAAGATCATCTTTTGAGCATT GACTTATGCGATGCCGCTTTAATTTTGGCCATCGACATTCTTAAAGTTAATGGCACATTTTTGTGCAAGTTCTTTCAAGGAAAGGAAGATAAACTCTTAGAAGCCCggttgaaaaaatgctTCAAAGTGGTCCAGAGATATAAACCACCTGCATCTAGAAAGGAGagcaaagaaaattatttcatttgctttcaaaaattacCCAACCTTGATAAAATTCAAGTGTTTTCATAG
- a CDS encoding 60S ribosomal protein L1 — MSKISTTQVREHVKELLTFSNETKKRNFLETVELQVGLKNYDPQRDKRFSGSLRLPQVPRPNMNLCIFGDAFDVDRAKSLGIDAMSVDDLKKLNKNKKLIKKLAKKYNSFIASDVLIKQVPRLLGPQLSKAGKFPTPVSHNDDLYSKVTDVKSTIKFQLKKVLCLAVAVGNVEMEEDVLVNQIMMAVNFLVSLLKKNWQNVGSLVIKSSMGPSYRLY; from the coding sequence ATGTCCAAGATTTCTACCACCCAAGTCCGTGAGCATGTCAAGGAGCTTTTGACCTTCTCCAACGAGAccaagaagagaaacttCTTGGAGACCGTCGAGCTGCAAGTTGGTCTTAAGAACTACGACCCACAGAGAGACAAGCGTTTCTCTGGTTCTTTGAGATTGCCTCAAGTCCCAAGACCAAACATGAACCTTTGTATTTTCGGTGACGCTTTTGACGTCGACAGAGCCAAGTCTTTGGGAATTGACGCCATGTCCGTTGACgacttgaagaaattgaacaagaacaagaagttgatcaagaagttgGCTAAGAAGTACAACTCTTTCATTGCTTCTGACGTCTTGATCAAGCAAGTCCCAAGACTTTTGGGTCCACAATTGTCGAAGGCTGGTAAGTTCCCAACTCCAGTCTCCCACAACGACGACTTGTACTCTAAGGTAACCGATGTCAAGTCCACCATCAAGttccaattgaagaaggttCTGTGTTTGGCTGTTGCCGTTGGTAACGTCGAGATGGAGGAGGACGTTTTGGTCAACCAGATCATGATGGCCGTCAActtcttggtttctttgttgaagaagaactggCAAAACGTTGGATCTCTGGTCATCAAGTCCAGTATGGGTCCATCTTACAGATTGTACTAG